Proteins encoded within one genomic window of Theobroma cacao cultivar B97-61/B2 chromosome 7, Criollo_cocoa_genome_V2, whole genome shotgun sequence:
- the LOC108662821 gene encoding cinnamoyl-CoA reductase 2-like, with amino-acid sequence MGGKERVCVTGARGFLASWIIKFLLLKGYHVHGTVRDPGDDKNAHLKELDKASENLQLFQTDLLNSDGLCAAIAGCTGVFHVASPAPPADAVINSEELMEPAVTGTRNVLDACLKTEVKKVVVVSSIGAIALNPKWPKGQVMNENCWSDLAFCKEIKAESLFATIVLLSKTAAESEAWEYAKRSGLSIVTICPSVIIGPLLQPTMNSSSLYLLKFLQGFSTESDDDHAIYKP; translated from the exons ATGGGAGGGAAAGAAAGAGTCTGTGTGACCGGTGCACGGGGTTTCCTGGCATCATGGATCATCAAATTTCTGCTTTTAAAGGGTTACCATGTCCATGGAACTGTTAGGGACCCAG GGGATGATAAGAACGCTCATCTGAAGGAACTGGACAAAGCTTCAGAAAACTTGCAACTCTTCCAGACGGACTTGCTGAACAGTGATGGTCTTTGCGCTGCAATTGCTGGGTGCACTGGCGTTTTCCATGTTGCTAGCCCTGCTCCTCCAGCAGACGCTGTAATAAATTCTGAG GAACTAATGGAACCAGCAGTAACTGGCACACGAAATGTACTCGATGCATGTTTGAAGACAGAAGTTAAGAAGGTCGTGGTTGTGTCATCCATTGGGGCTATTGCGCTGAATCCTAAATGGCCAAAGGGTCAGGTCATGAACGAGAACTGCTGGTCTGACTTGGCATTTTGCAAGGAAATTAAG GCAGAGTCACTATTTGCAA CAATTGTACTGCTTTCCAAGACTGCAGCAGAAAGTGAAGCTTGGGAGTATGCAAAGAGAAGTGGACTCAGCATAGTAACAATTTGCCCTTCCGTGATTATTGGGCCATTGCTGCAACCAACCATGAACAGCAGCAGTTTATACCTCCTCAAGTTTTTACAAGGTTTTTCTACTGAGAGTGATGATGACCATGCCATTTATAAACCATAA
- the LOC18594738 gene encoding cinnamoyl-CoA reductase 2: MAKGKVCVTGGGGYLGSWVLKLLLSNHYAVHATVRLPGDAKYAHLNQLEKASDNLKLFKADLLDYDSLCSAIEGCTGVFHVACPVPSTTVPNPQVEMIEPAVKGTLNVLKACLEENVKRVVVVSSVSAVSWNPRWPKGQIKDEACWSDKEYCTATKNWYCFSKTEAESEAFELAKRTGLDVVTVCPTLILGPLLQPAVNASSLVLIKLLKEEYDSLENQHWSIVDVRDVAQALLLVYEKPEAEGRYICTAHSIMARDLVDKSRSIFPNYNYPKSFIEIGEEDMLSSEKLQKLGWSYRPLEETLVDSVESYRKAGILD, translated from the exons ATGGCTAAGGGAAAAGTGTGTGTGACGGGGGGTGGGGGCTACCTTGGGTCCTGGGTTCTCAAGCTGCTCCTCTCCAACCACTATGCTGTCCACGCCACCGTGAGACTACCTG GGGATGCCAAATATGCCCATTTGAATCAACTCGAGAAAGCATCCGACAACCTCAAACTCTTCAAGGCAGATTTGCTAGATTATGATTCTCTTTGTTCCGCAATCGAAGGGTGTACCGGTGTCTTCCATGTTGCCTGTCCTGTACCCTCCACCACCGTTCCTAATCCCCAG GTGGAAATGATCGAACCTGCTGTAAAGGGCACACTTAATGTGCTTAAAGCATGTCTTGAAGAAAATGTTAAACGCGTTGTCGTTGTGTCCTCTGTAAGTGCTGTTTCCTGGAACCCCAGGTGGCCCAAGGGTCAAATCAAGGATGAGGCTTGTTGGTCTGACAAGGAATACTGCACAGCAACGAAG AATTGgtattgcttttcaaaaacaGAAGCAGAGAGTGAGGCTTTTGAGCTTGCAAAAAGGACTGGGCTTGATGTTGTCACTGTTTGTCCTACTCTCATATTAGGGCCACTTCTGCAGCCCGCTGTGAATGCTAGTAGCTTGGTCCtcattaaacttttaaaag AGGAGTACGACTCGCTGGAGAACCAACATTGGAGCATAGTAGATGTGCGTGATGTGGCTCAAGCATTGCTTTTGGTGTATGAGAAGCCAGAGGCTGAAGGAAGGTACATATGCACAGCTCACTCTATCATGGCACGTGACCTTGTTGATAAGTCGAGAAGTATATTTCCTAACTACAATTATCCTAAAAG CTTCATCGAGATAGGGGAGGAAGATATGCTTAGTTCAGAAAAATTACAGAAGCTGGGCTGGAGTTATCGGCCATTGGAAGAAACTCTTGTGGATTCCGTTGAGAGCTATAGAAAGGCTGGAATCTtggattaa
- the LOC18594773 gene encoding uncharacterized protein LOC18594773 has protein sequence MPFELEEILERYALTGSKLRQEICGIIEVARETDFCSCTKPSIDGCSNCLRKRVTNMLCDSGLNASLCVSKWKHTRKYLGGTHEYIEVIASTQGKKKQIPFVIELEFRDQFEIAKACDQYSKLVEQLPKCYVGKADYLNAMVGVMCDAAKRSMKEKNLHMGPWRKRSFMQMKWSNSSEPRSTE, from the exons ATGCCTTTCGAGTTAGAG GAAATTCTAGAGCGTTATGCGTTGACAGGTTCCAAGTTACGACAAGAAATTTGTGGAATCATAGAGGTAGCAAGAGAGACAGACTTTTGCAGCTGCACCAAGCCAAGCATTGATGGTTGCAGCAACTGCTTGCGAAAGAGAGTAACCAATATGCTTTGTGATAGTGGACTTAATGCCTCTCTCTGTGTTTCCAAGTGGAAACACACCAGAAAGTATCTCGGAG GTACACATGAATACATTGAGGTGATTGCAAGCACACAAGGGAAGAAGAAGCAAATCCCGTTTGTGATCGAATTGGAGTTCCGAGACCAATTCGAGATTGCGAAAGCATGCGATCAGTACAGCAAGCTTGTAGAGCAACTACCCAAGTGTTATGTAGGCAAAGCTGATTACCTGAACGCCATGGTTGGTGTCATGTGCGATGCAGCCAAAAGGTCAATGAAGGAGAAGAACCTCCACATGGGTCCATGGAGGAAGAGAAGCTTCATGCAGATGAAATGGTCAAATTCTTCAGAGCCACGCTCTACTGAATGA